The Candidozyma auris chromosome 1, complete sequence genome includes a region encoding these proteins:
- a CDS encoding TATA-binding protein-associated factor TAF7, giving the protein MALKLKLKVKPSASPNSDATAQDDVIQASSKMHRNPVKVKDEPSDRVGKPKQKKEKLQKLKLSLGRSDSQGSATPSQSSQLPRPKSILKKIPKVRVKPTRIPGEGYDSEAPDVEDDPLIEQGILVRFLNDSNLDFVHNAVETGDLSNVNIKWITRDKAVLNVNSTLYSARLVDLPTLTEIYKTVDRKNIFKTIDISQVLLVLHPINPKQLNMDQDFEVPSKDTYLHPIYELSTNKEIRNTKTVYRHGLSYAYENVYRRFKPRKVNHRIMQDIESRVDELVRRDAEAQESHYEYVDPKAQGRMGASHSHVGTPTRESVPSTPSARTFSPRDSEGYESEQQDQQDDVDLEADIDNALEQELAEALDSTSNNTAATVLMKAEYNEDEGMDEDEEGEGQVGEEEEEEEDEEDDDEEEDDANEDMNKVKKLEEEIGDLEKAAEKQKKLLSTASYKMMRMKFQSAYNNLKAQLDQKRRELAKLKEQQQKTQPPEPQRQPADEEDEEDEEDEEEDEEDEGGEDKTQHSKQLVNEQEAGSKASNALESQDGDDQDMDNEDYGDLDDLF; this is encoded by the coding sequence ATGGCATTGAAACTTAAATTGAAGGTCAAGCCTTCTGCGTCTCCAAACAGTGATGCAACAGCCCAGGATGATGTGATACAGGCTTCATCAAAGATGCATCGAAACCcggtgaaggtgaaagaTGAACCACTGGATAGAGTGGGCAagccaaagcaaaagaaagagaaactcCAAAAACTTAAATTGAGTCTAGGTAGACTGGATCTGCAAGGCTCAGCAACGCCTTCTCAATCATCTCAGTTGCCTCGgccaaaatcaattttgaagaagatccCAAAAGTGAGAGTCAAACCTACAAGAATACCTGGCGAAGGCTACGACTCTGAAGCTCCGGACGTCGAAGATGACCCACTAATAGAGCAGGGCATTCTCGTGAGATTTCTCAATGACTCAAACCTTGACTTTGTGCATAATGCTGTTGAGACGGGCGATCTTTCGAATGTCAACATCAAATGGATTACAAGAGACAAGGCTGTTCTCAATGTGAACCTGACATTATATTCAGCCAGACTTGTTGATCTACCAACACTCACTGAGATCTACAAAACGGTGGATAGAAAGAATATTTTTAAAACGATTGATATTAGTCAAGTGCTCCTTGTATTGCATCCAATCAACCCCAAGCAACTCAATATGGATCAAGATTTCGAAGTCCCTAGCAAAGACACCTATCTACATCCCATCTATGAACTTTCAACGAACAAAGAGATCCGCAATACAAAAACTGTTTATCGCCATGGGTTGTCATATGCATACGAGAATGTATACCGAAGATTTAAACCGAGAAAAGTCAATCACCGGATCATGCAAGATATCGAACTGCGTGTTGACGAGCTCGTTCGAAGAGATGCCGAAGCCCAGGAAAGCCACTATGAATATGTTGATCCAAAAGCGCAGGGAAGAATGGGCGCGTCACACAGTCATGTCGGTACACCCACGCGGGAGTCAGTGCCGTCGACTCCATCTGCTCGTACCTTTTCTCCTAGAGACTCAGAAGGCTACGAGTCAGAGCAGCAAGATCAGcaagatgatgttgatcttgaagctgACATCGACAACGCCCTTGAACAAGAGTTGGCAGAGGCTCTCGATTCCACTTCAAATAATACAGCGGCAACAGTTCTCATGAAAGCCGAGTAtaacgaagatgaaggcatggacgaagacgaagaggGCGAAGGACAGGTTGgagaggaggaggaagaggaagaagatgaagaagatgacgacgaagaagaggatgatgCTAATGAAGACATGAACAAGGTAAAGAAACTCGAAGAGGAAATTGGagatttggagaaggcggcagagaagcagaagaagctcttaTCAACCGCAAGTTATAAGATGATGCGGATGAAGTTCCAATCTGCTTACAACAACTTAAAAGCGCAGCTTGATCAGAAAAGGCGTGAGTTGGCTAAGCTCAAAGAGCAGCAACAGAAGACCCAACCACCTGAGCCTCAACGCCAGCCAGCAGACgaggaggatgaagaagacgaggaagatgaagaagaagacgaagaggacgaAGGCGGCGAGGATAAGACACAGCATAGCAAGCAACTTGTaaatgaacaagaagcgGGCCTGAAAGCCAGCAACGCCCTTGAGTCCCAGGATGGTGATGACCAAGATATGGATAACGAAGATTACGGAGACCTAGATGATCTATTTTGA
- the PRS1 gene encoding ribose phosphate diphosphokinase subunit PRS3 → MSSNSIKLLASDVHRGLAELVAKRLGLKLSPSELKRDSSGEVTFSIGESVRDEDIFIICQIGSGEVNDRVLELLIMINACKTASARRITVILPNFPYARQDRKDKSRAPITAKLMADMLTTAGCNHVITMDLHASQIQGFFDVPVDNLYAEPSVVRYIKEKVNYKEAIIISPDAGGAKRAAGLADTLDLNFALIHKERARANEVSKMVLVGDVTDKICIIVDDMADTCGTLAKAAEVLLENKAKEVIAIVTHGILSGNAIKNINNSKLKAIVCTNTVPFEEKVSLCPKLDTIDVSAVLAEAIRRLHNGESISYLFKNAPL, encoded by the coding sequence ATGTCCAGCAACTCCATTAAGCTCTTGGCGAGCGATGTCCATCGTGGTCTAGCGGAACTTGTGGCCAAAAGGTTAGGCTTAAAGCTCTCTCCTAGCGAGTTGAAAAGAGACTCCAGTGGAGAGGTAACCTTCAGCATTGGAGAAAGTGTCAGAGATGAAGACATCTTCATTATTTGTCAAATCGGCTCAGGAGAGGTCAATGACCGCGTGTTAGAGCTTCTTATTATGATCAATGCATGCAAGACGGCCAgtgcaagaagaatcacCGTTATTCTCCCCAACTTCCCTTACGCCAGACAGGATAGAAAGGATAAGTCAAGAGCACCAATCACGGCAAAGCTCATGGCAGATATGTTGACTACTGCTGGATGCAATCACGTCATTACTATGGACCTACACGCGTCTCAGATACAAGGATTTTTTGATGTACCGGTGGATAACTTGTATGCTGAGCCCAGTGTAGTGAGGTatatcaaggagaaggtcAACTACAAAGAGGCGATTATTATTTCACCAGATGCTGGTGGAGCCAAGAGAGCTGCCGGGTTGGCTGACACGCTAGATTTGAATTTTGCCTTAATTCACAAGGAACGTGCGAGGGCCAACGAGGTTTCCAAAATGGTTCTTGTCGGGGATGTGACGGACAAAATCTGTATTATTGTCGACGACATGGCTGATACGTGTGGTACGTTAGCCAAGGCAGCTGAAGTGCTCCTTGAGAACAAGGCTAAAGAGGTCATTGCAATTGTAACCCACGGCATTCTCTCCGGTAACGCCATCAAAAACATTAATAACTCTAAGCTCAAAGCCATAGTGTGCACAAATACGGTTCCATTTGAGGAGAAGGTGTCGTTGTGTCCTAAGCTAGATACCATTGACGTGAGTGCCGTGTTGGCTGAGGCAATCAGAAGACTTCACAACGGCGAGAGTATTTCatacttgttcaagaatgCTCCATTGTAA
- a CDS encoding U6 snRNP complex subunit PRP24 has translation MVESVDVDDAFAEFDRQVSASSFCYSEYEKLEHKVMAIPNYPVIQLLSRKMAVAHLNEEDVANWKRACPSKDSREYQCLLMYQKEEFPTVETWLNYLEGKEPNEHDLLQAFASCRSNYKRGKEIFQKISCYYTATGEVDKQQAIFVKMISTPHKGLEETYQEYSSFVSAHCPLDYTARMKEASQLKSKAGARDKFFLSHEMKVANDPQNPQVWIDYILSCAKHERTGEFLAAIEEILFRSVLESHMISDKRWLKVWLTTLKIIEENESARVVPLLTRMIKAYPTTTRVIAHWLRSDTSIENFFSLRRELLNQMKDISSTDSTWGWAATQLLYADLKKYGKFQDNLANAFFDDLSLVGSIGLKNGNVDLAMFAMSLAARASSGASGFFELFIQLASVAFDTWPHSSKVWVMCFHLLSLYGPSKYANKMLKMLSKDLKQLDDPKMVIDYAVMYQATRGEVEGLEHLLELQEDYKIITPRKHALDSDRSNETDEVIVEQTLKPSDASSAHPVKKLLKASSTELEREELKRSREMFRVKIENLSPSVNLEAITDFLSEFCHPNSIDIYSDHGNHYAFVELASEQDVLRALAKNHKVLLDSTVTIKRIFANTLWLTNFPPKWGASDLRKLLNSKTLHFLDVRFPAQSDAKERRFCYIDFPDTSAAEAAQRILNNFEVEGYSLHAEISNPALKHKRSGPNVHHQVYVRNMNFEVTNEEALRDFFSAVGEVVDVKVPVKDENRSKGHKNSGFAFVTFSDADSVKKALKANDTILDGRHIQVSKVKTKHVLSEAKPHEFRTERSIAVFNLNSTTSKARLQDFMNNKVGETSKVQLKPSKRAALVEFTREADAGRARLLLEGTLFEEEILHVGSKEDFLKAAYGPDESLTQESGTASKKPSMAPPQLMRRRRM, from the coding sequence ATGGTTGAATCGGTTGATGTCGATGACGCATTTGCCGAATTTGATAGGCAAGTGCTGGCCTCGTCTTTTTGCTATAGCGAATATGAAAAGCTCGAACACAAAGTGATGGCTATCCCCAATTATCCTGTCATACAGCTACTTAGTAGAAAGATGGCAGTGGCGCATTtgaacgaagaagatgtcGCCAATTGGAAAAGAGCATGCCCTTCGAAGGATCTGAGAGAGTATCAATGTCTACTTATGTACCAAAAGGAAGAATTCCCAACGGTTGAAACCTGGTTGAACTATCTCGAAGGCAAGGAACCCAACGAGCATGACTTACTACAAGCATTTGCTTCATGTCGCAGCAACTACAAAAGAGGAAAggagatttttcaaaagatttcTTGCTACTACACGGCCACTGGAGAGGTGGATAAGCAACAAGCAATCTTTGTGAAGATGATCTCTACTCCTCACAAAGGACTAGAGGAGACTTACCAGGAGTACTCCCTGTTCGTGTCGGCACATTGTCCCCTTGATTATACGGCGAGAATGAAAGAGGCAAGCCAACTCAAACTGAAAGCTGGAGCAAGAGAtaaattctttctttctcacGAAATGAAAGTGGCTAATGATCCACAAAATCCTCAGGTTTGGATCGACTATATATTGTCTTGTGCCAAGCATGAACGAACAGGCGAGTTTCTCGCAGCAATTGAGGAGATTCTTTTTCGATCAGTACTTGAGTCTCATATGATCTCGGATAAGCGCTGGCTAAAGGTTTGGCTTACTACCTTAAAAATCATCGAGGAAAACGAGCTGGCTCGTGTGGTGCCATTACTAACTAGGATGATAAAGGCATatccaacaacaacacgTGTAATAGCTCATTGGTTGAGGTCTGATACGTCAATTGaaaatttcttttctttacGCAGAGAGCTCCTAAATCAGATGAAAGACATCAGTTCTACTGACTCGACTTGGGGATGGGCCGCCACGCAATTGCTATATGCGGACCTAAAGAAGTATGGCAAATTCCAAGATAACTTGGCAAATGCTTTTTTCGATGATTTGTCTTTAGTTGGCTCCATCGGTCTTAAGAACGGGAACGTTGACCTAGCTATGTTTGCGATGTCTTTGGCGGCCAGAGCATCATCGGGCGCTAGTGGattttttgaactttttaTACAACTCGCTAGTGTTGCATTCGATACATGGCCCCATTCTTCGAAGGTTTGGGTGATGTGCTTTCACCTTCTATCTTTGTATGGTCCGTCCAAGTATGCAAATAAAATGCTCAAAATGCTATCAAAGGATCTAAAGCAGCTTGATGATCCAAAAATGGTCATTGATTACGCCGTGATGTATCAGGCAACGCGTGGCGAGGTGGAAGGATTAGAACACCTATTGGAGCTTCAAGAGGACTACAAGATCATAACCCCACGAAAACATGCACTTGACTCTGATAGGAGTAATGAAACGGATGAAGTTATAGTGGAACAAACATTGAAACCCAGTGACGCTTCCAGTGCACATCCAgtcaagaagttgctcaaggCAAGCCTGACAGAATTAGAGAGAGAGGAATTGAAGCGGTCTCGCGAGATGTTCAGAGTGAAGATTGAAAACCTTAGTCCATCAGTGAATTTAGAGGCCATCACCGACTTCCTCAGTGAGTTCTGCCATCCGAACTCCATCGATATTTACCTGGATCATGGGAATCACTACGCCTTTGTAGAGCTCGCTTCCGAACAGGATGTCTTGAGGGCTCTAGCCAAAAACCACAAAGTCTTGCTAGATTCAACGGTGACTATAAAGCGCATCTTCGCAAACACTTTATGGTTGACGAACTTTCCGCCAAAGTGGGGTGCATCTGATCTACGTAAGTTATTGAACTCAAAGACCCTCcattttcttgatgttcGTTTCCCAGCACAAAGTGATGCAAAGGAGAGAAGGTTTTGCTATATCGACTTCCCTGACACAAGTGCTGCCGAGGCTGCACAACGCATcctcaacaactttgaagttgaggGCTACTCGTTGCATGCTGAAATCTCCAACCCTGCTCTCAAGCACAAACGCAGTGGTCCAAATGTGCATCACCAGGTTTACGTTCGCAATATGAATTTTGAGGTCAccaatgaagaagcacTAAGGGACTTCTTTAGTGCAGTGGGTGAAGTAGTAGATGTTAAGGTTCCTGTGAAGGATGAAAATCGGAGTAAGGGCCACAAGAATAGCGGCTTTGCGTTTGTCACATTCTCCGACGCAGATTCTGTAAAAAAGGCTCTAAAGGCCAATGATACCATCCTTGATGGGCGCCATATTCAGGTGTCAAAGGTCAAAACTAAACATGTCTTGAGCGAAGCAAAGCCTCATGAATTTCGAACGGAACGCTCAATTGCGGTATTCAATTTGAATTCGACCACTTCAAAGGCACGCTTACAAGATTTTATGAACAATAAGGTTGGTGAAACACTGAAGGTACAACTCAAACCAAGTAAAAGAGCAGCATTAGTGGAGTTCACCAGAGAAGCTGACGCAGGCCGAGCACGATTGCTACTTGAGGGAACGTTGTTCGAGGAAGAGATTCTTCATGTGGGttccaaagaagacttcttgaaagctGCGTATGGTCCTGATGAGTCATTGACACAAGAATCAGGAACTGCTTCGAAGAAGCCCTCGATGGCACCACCACAACTCATGAGACGGAGGAGAATGTAA